Proteins encoded together in one Streptomyces sp. TLI_171 window:
- a CDS encoding MDR family MFS transporter: MPTTPARTTVNAAKGKARRNPGPARKPAAKPAARTTTTTTTTASAVAVAERPEPEAVETETVETETVETETVETATTADTETVETAEAVADRPADAPSDDSGPSKSALITMAVAIAGGFIALLDTTIVNVSMQETTARFGGINQVQWVVTAYLLALAAVMPATGWLATRFGTKRVFVAAAGLFALGSLGCAAAQSLDQLIAARGISGAAAGVLTPVSTILLTRGVPREHLAKVQGLNGSVMLISPLLGPTIGGLLVSWGGWSAVYVVNIPFCALLLAAALRWVRKDAPPAGSAKPLDLLGLVSSATATVSTVLAIHEYAEQGATASASLLVPVGLAVLGAAVFVVRELKATFPLLDLRLFRIPVYAAAAVNIFCLGFVLYSPMMLIPLYFEDARGESAVTTGLLMSTGGLGVVTAAWLSRVLLRKIGGGATVLIGISLTMLATAPLTRLTGDTSYLLMCGSLVVRGLGTGLTIVPTMTRAFQSIRQESIPDASSQLNLTQRIGGALAIAVVTVVLTDSAKAHHGMVPAAFAHSFGWLLGVYTLTLLPALALLLADRWEKRRTAASS; this comes from the coding sequence ATGCCCACCACCCCAGCCCGCACCACGGTGAACGCGGCCAAGGGCAAGGCCCGCCGCAACCCGGGTCCGGCCCGCAAGCCCGCGGCGAAGCCCGCCGCCAGGACCACCACCACGACCACGACCACCGCCTCCGCCGTCGCGGTCGCCGAGCGGCCCGAACCGGAGGCCGTCGAGACCGAGACAGTCGAGACCGAGACAGTCGAGACCGAGACAGTCGAGACCGCGACGACCGCCGACACCGAGACCGTCGAGACCGCCGAGGCCGTCGCGGACAGGCCCGCTGACGCTCCGTCCGACGACTCCGGCCCGTCCAAGTCCGCGCTGATCACCATGGCGGTGGCCATCGCCGGCGGGTTCATCGCGCTGCTGGACACCACCATCGTCAACGTCTCCATGCAGGAGACCACCGCCCGGTTCGGCGGCATCAACCAGGTGCAGTGGGTGGTGACGGCCTACCTGCTGGCGCTGGCGGCCGTGATGCCCGCGACCGGCTGGCTGGCCACCCGGTTCGGCACCAAGCGGGTGTTCGTCGCCGCGGCCGGCCTGTTCGCGCTGGGCTCGCTCGGCTGCGCCGCCGCCCAGTCGCTGGACCAGCTGATCGCCGCCCGCGGCATCTCCGGCGCGGCGGCGGGCGTGCTCACCCCGGTGTCCACGATCCTGCTGACCCGCGGCGTGCCGCGCGAGCACCTGGCCAAGGTGCAGGGTCTGAACGGCTCGGTGATGCTGATCAGCCCGCTGCTCGGCCCGACCATCGGCGGCCTGCTGGTCTCCTGGGGCGGCTGGTCGGCGGTGTACGTGGTGAACATCCCGTTCTGCGCGCTGCTGCTGGCGGCCGCGCTGCGCTGGGTCCGCAAGGACGCCCCGCCGGCCGGCAGCGCCAAGCCGCTGGACCTGCTGGGCCTGGTCTCCTCGGCGACCGCCACCGTCTCCACCGTGCTGGCCATCCACGAGTACGCGGAGCAGGGGGCGACGGCGAGCGCGAGCCTGCTGGTGCCGGTCGGCCTCGCGGTGCTGGGCGCCGCGGTGTTCGTGGTGCGCGAGCTGAAGGCGACGTTCCCGCTGCTGGACCTGCGGCTGTTCCGGATCCCGGTGTACGCGGCCGCCGCGGTGAACATCTTCTGCCTGGGCTTCGTCCTCTACTCGCCGATGATGCTGATCCCGCTGTACTTCGAGGACGCCCGCGGCGAGTCCGCGGTGACCACCGGCCTGCTGATGTCGACCGGCGGCCTGGGCGTGGTGACCGCGGCCTGGCTGTCCCGGGTGCTGCTGCGGAAGATCGGCGGCGGTGCGACCGTGCTGATCGGCATCAGCCTGACCATGCTCGCCACCGCCCCGCTGACCAGGCTCACCGGCGACACCTCGTACCTGCTGATGTGCGGGAGCCTGGTGGTGCGGGGCCTCGGCACCGGCCTGACCATCGTGCCCACCATGACCCGGGCGTTCCAGTCGATCCGTCAGGAGTCCATCCCGGACGCCTCCTCGCAGCTCAACCTGACCCAGCGGATCGGCGGCGCGCTGGCCATCGCGGTGGTGACGGTGGTGCTCACCGACTCCGCGAAGGCGCACCACGGCATGGTGCCGGCCGCGTTCGCGCACTCCTTCGGCTGGCTGCTCGGGGTGTACACGCTGACCCTGCTGCCCGCCCTGGCGCTGCTCCTGGCGGACCGCTGGGAGAAGCGCCGGACGGCGGCGAGCTCCTGA
- a CDS encoding LuxR C-terminal-related transcriptional regulator, translating into MLDVLGLDVEAEAIYRRMLAEPQAGVAALALSLGITEERVRTGLDRLSELALVQPSAREGIGFRAIKPETAMEVLLARQQADLAAQQLRVEASRAAAAQLIAECSALRPTPTDAASEQLSGPEAIRERLADLAGSVRQEVATFAPGGAHSEEDLRASRQPNAALLERGVQMRTVYLDSVRNHRPTLDHVTWLNLQGGQVRTVPELPIRMIIFDRQQAVLPIDTEDARAGAVVLRGAGTVAALCALFEGVWANAIPVGDSPKCDENEMPPHELAVLKMLAQGHTDEAIAKRMGVSPRTARRFAATLMERLDARSRFEAGVHAVQDGWLPATR; encoded by the coding sequence ATGCTGGACGTACTGGGGCTCGACGTCGAAGCCGAGGCCATCTACCGCCGGATGCTCGCCGAGCCGCAGGCCGGGGTGGCCGCGCTGGCGTTGTCGCTCGGCATCACCGAGGAGCGGGTCCGCACCGGCCTGGACCGGTTGAGCGAGCTCGCCCTGGTACAGCCGTCCGCGCGCGAGGGGATCGGCTTCCGGGCGATCAAGCCGGAGACCGCGATGGAGGTGCTGCTGGCCCGTCAGCAGGCCGACCTGGCGGCCCAGCAGCTGCGGGTGGAGGCCTCCCGGGCCGCGGCGGCGCAGCTGATCGCGGAGTGCTCGGCGCTCCGGCCGACTCCGACCGATGCGGCCTCGGAGCAGCTGAGCGGGCCGGAGGCGATCCGCGAGCGGCTGGCCGACCTGGCCGGTTCGGTGCGCCAGGAGGTGGCGACCTTCGCCCCGGGCGGCGCCCACTCGGAGGAGGACCTGCGGGCCAGCCGGCAGCCGAACGCGGCGCTGCTGGAGCGCGGGGTGCAGATGCGCACCGTCTACCTGGACAGCGTCCGCAACCACCGGCCGACGCTGGACCACGTGACCTGGCTGAACCTGCAGGGCGGCCAGGTCCGCACGGTGCCCGAACTGCCCATCCGCATGATCATCTTCGACCGGCAGCAGGCCGTGCTGCCGATCGACACCGAGGACGCCCGGGCCGGCGCGGTGGTGCTGCGCGGCGCCGGCACGGTGGCCGCGCTGTGCGCGCTGTTCGAGGGCGTGTGGGCGAATGCGATCCCGGTCGGCGACTCCCCCAAGTGCGACGAGAACGAGATGCCGCCGCACGAGCTGGCGGTGCTCAAGATGCTCGCCCAGGGCCACACCGACGAGGCCATCGCCAAGCGGATGGGCGTCTCGCCGCGCACCGCGCGGCGGTTCGCCGCCACCCTGATGGAACGCCTGGACGCCCGCAGCCGCTTCGAGGCCGGGGTGCACGCCGTCCAGGACGGCTGGCTCCCCGCCACGCGCTGA
- a CDS encoding AfsR/SARP family transcriptional regulator: MEFLVLGALEARQGGVLVDVRGMRQQRLLALLLLNAGRVVPMDFLVDELWEDPPPSARPQVHNAIRDLRRVLTASEYRLVTVDVGYRLDVPEDAVDAHRFTRKVREARAAERDGRFAEAIRLLQSAVDLWRGEAFAGIHCPAVTSAAVKLTEQRLTALEDLMALRLKVGETSSLVGELTSLLAEYPLRDSLRRSLMTALCRSGRQADALAVYEEGRRFLADELGLEPSPQLRALQAEILADGPGVHGAATREPAPERPAAGPDRAGRPNCLPHDLTDFTGRVAESALLLEAVARRTAGAPLMVAIDGMGGIGKTTLAVRLAHRVTADFPDGQFFVALDGFDESRPPVPPLQALAALLRADGVGPELIPASLEERSALWRSRLAGRRCLLVLDDAADSAQVRPLLPGAGETLVVVTGRRKLGALDGAVALSLDVLPPGDAVELFARVAGEQRVAHEPARAAEAVALCGRLPLAVRIAATKLRDRPAWSVADLVARLADPERRARCLRTGDRDLMAQLRASYQYLDLAQQRFSRLMSRQPADSFDVDRAAAVTGLSADEAEGFLDVLFENNLIRQVGSALFAFHTLIRDCARALPEPAEPADRPLFPAAA; this comes from the coding sequence ATGGAATTCCTGGTCCTGGGCGCGCTGGAGGCTCGCCAGGGTGGTGTCCTGGTGGACGTCCGGGGCATGCGGCAGCAGAGACTCCTCGCGCTGCTGCTCCTGAACGCCGGCCGGGTGGTACCGATGGACTTCCTGGTGGACGAGCTCTGGGAGGACCCGCCGCCCTCGGCGCGGCCCCAGGTGCACAACGCGATCCGGGACCTGCGCCGGGTGCTGACGGCGAGTGAGTACCGGCTGGTGACGGTGGACGTGGGCTACCGGCTGGACGTCCCGGAGGACGCGGTGGACGCGCACCGGTTCACCCGCAAGGTGCGGGAGGCGCGGGCCGCGGAACGGGACGGGCGGTTCGCGGAGGCGATCCGGCTGCTGCAGTCGGCGGTCGACCTGTGGCGCGGCGAGGCGTTCGCGGGCATCCACTGCCCGGCGGTGACCAGTGCCGCGGTGAAGCTGACCGAGCAGCGGCTGACCGCCCTGGAGGACCTGATGGCGCTGCGCCTGAAGGTCGGTGAGACCTCGTCCTTGGTCGGGGAGTTGACCTCGCTGCTGGCCGAGTACCCGCTGCGCGACTCGCTGCGGCGCAGCCTGATGACGGCGCTGTGCCGCAGCGGTAGACAGGCGGACGCGCTGGCCGTGTACGAGGAGGGCCGGCGTTTCCTCGCGGACGAGCTGGGACTGGAGCCGAGCCCCCAACTGCGGGCGCTGCAGGCGGAGATCCTGGCGGACGGACCCGGGGTGCACGGTGCGGCCACCCGCGAACCCGCGCCGGAGCGGCCCGCGGCCGGGCCGGACCGGGCCGGTCGCCCCAACTGCCTGCCGCACGACCTGACGGACTTCACCGGCCGGGTCGCCGAGTCGGCGCTGCTGCTGGAGGCGGTGGCCCGGCGGACGGCGGGCGCGCCGCTGATGGTGGCGATCGACGGGATGGGCGGGATCGGCAAGACCACGCTGGCGGTGCGGCTGGCGCACCGGGTGACCGCGGACTTCCCGGACGGTCAGTTCTTCGTCGCGCTGGACGGGTTCGACGAGTCGCGGCCGCCGGTGCCGCCGCTGCAGGCGCTGGCCGCGCTGCTGCGCGCGGACGGGGTCGGCCCGGAGCTGATCCCGGCCTCGCTGGAGGAGCGCAGCGCGCTGTGGCGCTCCCGGTTGGCGGGCCGGCGCTGCCTGCTGGTGCTGGACGACGCGGCGGACAGCGCGCAGGTGCGTCCGCTGCTGCCGGGCGCCGGGGAGACCCTGGTGGTGGTGACCGGCCGGCGCAAACTCGGCGCGCTGGACGGGGCGGTGGCGCTGTCGCTGGACGTGCTGCCGCCGGGCGACGCGGTGGAGCTGTTCGCCCGGGTGGCCGGGGAGCAGCGGGTGGCGCACGAGCCGGCCCGGGCGGCCGAGGCGGTGGCGCTGTGCGGGCGGCTGCCGCTGGCGGTGCGGATCGCCGCGACCAAGCTGCGGGACCGGCCGGCCTGGTCGGTCGCGGACCTGGTGGCGCGGCTGGCCGACCCGGAGCGGCGGGCCCGCTGCCTGCGCACCGGGGACCGCGACCTGATGGCCCAACTACGGGCCTCGTACCAGTACCTGGACCTCGCGCAGCAGCGGTTCAGCCGGCTGATGAGCCGTCAGCCCGCGGACTCCTTCGACGTGGACCGGGCGGCCGCGGTGACGGGCCTGAGCGCCGACGAGGCGGAGGGCTTCCTGGACGTGCTGTTCGAGAACAACCTGATCCGGCAGGTGGGGTCGGCGCTGTTCGCGTTCCACACCCTGATCCGGGACTGCGCCCGGGCGCTGCCGGAGCCCGCCGAACCGGCCGACCGGCCGCTGTTTCCGGCCGCCGCCTGA
- a CDS encoding GNAT family N-acetyltransferase: MTDPLTGRLVRLRELREADLPLLTAWWREPGLAIQQVTGPVHPQPDVRLADMFRSWSQNTGTDLGLSVETLDAGDLAGHVTLYGATPKDRCATLAIIIGPPHQDRGLGTDVLRTTIRYGFGELGLHRVELTVNSYNTRALAAYRRAGFTEEGRRREAVFRAGSWHDQVQMGVLSTEWTDDV; the protein is encoded by the coding sequence ATGACCGACCCGCTCACCGGCAGACTCGTCCGGCTCAGAGAACTCCGCGAGGCCGACCTGCCGCTGCTGACCGCCTGGTGGCGCGAACCCGGACTCGCCATCCAGCAGGTCACCGGTCCCGTCCACCCGCAGCCCGACGTCCGGCTCGCCGACATGTTTCGTTCCTGGAGCCAGAACACGGGCACCGACCTCGGCCTCTCCGTCGAGACCCTCGACGCCGGGGACCTGGCCGGCCACGTCACCCTCTACGGCGCGACCCCGAAGGACCGCTGCGCCACCCTGGCCATCATCATCGGGCCGCCCCACCAGGACCGCGGCCTCGGCACCGACGTGCTGCGCACCACCATCCGCTACGGCTTCGGCGAACTCGGCCTGCACCGCGTCGAACTCACCGTCAACAGCTACAACACCCGTGCCCTGGCGGCCTACCGGCGGGCCGGCTTCACCGAGGAGGGCCGCCGCCGGGAGGCCGTCTTCCGGGCCGGCAGCTGGCACGACCAGGTCCAGATGGGCGTCCTCAGCACCGAATGGACCGACGACGTCTGA